The genomic stretch TGATACGTAATATCTGCATTAGCGTGAAGCCCGTACACTTGCGGTGGGTCTACTAGTGACATCTGCTCGATCGCTTCCATGTACTCTTCTAGgaatttgaatttcattatcctATACTCTCGGAAGAAGCGGAACTCGTCGAAGAACATCATATCGGAGAACCAAACCTTGGCAAATGTGTTCAGCAGTCGTTTGTCATAGTCATCGGTAACCCGTCCGCCATACTGAACCTCTCCCAACATATAACGAACCGTTTTCCAGCTGATTCCTCGCTTTGGATCCAAATCGTCTAGATGATTCTGAACAAACATACAGCTTGCTAGCCAATCGGCCGAATTAAACTCGTACGGAATGTTCCATCCTAAAGGGCCGAATTTTCGACGTTCCTGAACCACGGTGTGTAGAAAGGAGATGGCGAAAATGAGCGGCACATAAAATGGCGACTCACTGTATTCAAACATTTCGATCGTCATTGAACCATAGGTTCGCTTCAGTCCTGCTTTCACTCCTGAGGGAGGCTCGTTCGTAAATTTGATTGACATCTGAAGGAACGTGATTGGAAATTGCGGATGAGGTTCAGTGGTAACCCACACCCGGAAGTCTGGATGGAAGCCCGTTCCCGTTTTTTCCATTTCCATAATTAGCAGCATCAGTTCGGTGACGTATTCCAGTCCCAGGTGACAGTTTTGTAGTAACACCCACGAACCTTCTTCCAAAGATGTGGCAATCAATTTCCTGGCGTGCACTTCCTGACCTTGTCCCATCGAAATGGACCGACATTTAAAAGCATTTTTCTTAGCCAATGCTTCAATACTGGGGGTAGGATCCGAACCCATAGAAAGAAAACATACTAATGGGGTCAAGGGTCTGCTTTCTTCCAGCATCAAATCATAATTAATTATAACCGGATCCGCAAATCGCTGTCCCAACGACATAGCCAGATACTTTCTGCTCTGGGACAGTGTCCGATCGGGACACCATGCCCGAATCAGTAATAGCTTTCGAAATGCGTCCATACTGTGGTAACCATCCGGTATTACCTCTTCTTCGGGAGCTTCTTTCGAGAACCAGCTTTTCCATCCCTTTTCATTGAACTGCACATGTTCGACGATTTCATTGAACTGATGAAGCGAGGACAGCTGGACCAGATTCAACCACGCCGTGTCGACGATCCATTTGTACGGTTTCTCAGGACAAGTGTTTATGTCCAGTGCGGCACCACCTTTGATGAATGTTTGAAACTCTGGAtgagtgatttttttcctttccaGATCAATATTCAAAGCCATCAGAAGCACAAACAGGTATTTGTGCACTTCGTACAAACCTCTACAGATATATTGGGAAACGTTGTAGGTAAGGAATTCTATGATGTTGTTAATCCTTCGCGATGTTACAATGTGCTTATCAGATCGAGCCATCGATATGTCAAAACGTTCCAAAAATTGTACCAGCGAAGTCTGATACATACAGTTCACCATCGACATGCTGCAAATCAAGAAATACAACACGCTCCCTCTTGTTGCAACTGGACGGTACTCTTCACGGGCTTTattaattttgatttctgtTTCTCGTGCAATCTTCAATTTTTCACGAACCTCAATTGAGGTAGTTTTACTAGTGTTCAAAACAATAATCACCGTTACATCGTCAACTAAACTTCCTTGAGTAGTCGACAGTTTGTGCAGAAGGTTAGCCTCTAGTTCCTGCATTTTCCTACGGTTGGCGGTAACATCCTTAATCAGGTTTGTTCGCTCGGACTCTAGCTCTTTCTTCTCAGTCAAAATAACTCGACCAAGAAGCTGATCTTCCAAACCCTTTATCGTAACCGTAAAGTCAATGATGGATGTTCGGGCTGAAATTTCTGGAGTGTACACCGGATTCGGTAGCTTAGTTGTAATGTACAGACGAAAGTCCGAATGAACATCGACTTCTTTGTCACCGACTTTCACCTTGAACGTGTTACCCATCTTAATGAAATTCTTCTCCAAAATGTTGTCCAGTATGGGGTCTAACTCTTCGCCAACATCTTCAATCAGTAAAGGAATGCCCTGGGACACACAATCTTCGATGTGGTTTCGGAAGAAACGATGCTCCAGCGAGGTCACGATCAATCCGAATTCTTTTTCTTTGTGTTTGATCCAAATTTTGCCCTGAGATTGAGGGTCAATCAGAAGAGGATACCGTGCGGCCTTGGTTACGATGATACCGTTCTGAACCGATAACTCATCGTTTGGTAACCCCTGCAAATTCCACTCTCCAACTGTGGCATCATCGGTCAGATTTTCCATTATGTTTATGTTCAGTGAAACTGGGATCTTTCGATTCTGTAGTTCTTGTTGCCAGACCTTTTGAAGAATCATTCGATACTCTTGGTTAAATGGACCAGTGTACGAGAGGAAGCCTGTCAAAATCAGCACATCCCCCACGAGACGATCAGTTTCACTTTTGAATTGTGATAACTGTTCTGTCCACCGAATCCGTTCGTCTGCTAATCCGTTGATCAAAGCTGAAGCAGCGTCCATTTTATCTTGACAAACCTTGGCATCATCTAATACTGCTTGCTTTTTAGCCATAGCTTCATTGAACTCCTTCTGGACTAGTTCTAGCTCAGCTTCCTTAGCTTGTAACAGTTGTTCAGCTTCTTGCCGTTGTACTGTAGCGATGTCGAGCTTTTTCTGCTGTCTTGCTAGATTTGCCTTCAGCGGCAGGACATCTTTGTTGACGTCGTAGAACTTCGCCATAGCTGTAGTCCACTGGAGTAAACCTGCCACATTACCACAAGCTGCCTTGGCCGCCTCGAAGGTATACATTGGATATTTGAAGTAAGGAATCATTAAATCTACGGTTTCTGCGTTGATCAAGTCCGCTTGATAGCGGACTATTTTGTTGAGAAATCCGGTGTCTGCCATGACCTTTAGTGATGCATCCCAAGAGGCGAACATAAACTGTCGTTCGGGATCTGGTTTCACTGCAGCCATTcgtcttctgaacaaaattaaCACGACGTCCATAATCAACGTGATCAGATAGGGAGGTTTGCCAAGCTTTCGAACGGTAGCTATATCGGCCGGAGTAACGGTCTTCAGCGCAGCTTCAGCAGCCTCTAGTGCAGGACGGGCAGCCTCCAACTTTTCTTCTGCCACCGCCGTTTCCGCGGCAATCTGTTCCACAAGAACGTCCGCTTTGTTTTTTACGACCAGCACTTCTGCTTTGACGATTTCTGCATCATTTTGTGACTTCGTTACGGATGCGAGAACAATCTCCGCAGCTTGAGTTGCCAATATGATGTCCTTCTCTTTTTCTTCTAACTCCACTCTAAGAACATCAACCGAGGCGGCAGCTTCTATCAGCTTCACTAAACCCGTTTGCATTCTACTGGCAAGCACCGCAATATTGTCGTGCTTTTCTTTGTAGATCACTTTGTAGCCTTCCAGAAAGGAAAGGAACGACTTGGGTGTAACGTGCGCCTGACGTCTGAATCTCTCAAAATACTCCAAGCAAACCTCGGCTACCCTGTCCTGGACGAATGCCATTATTTCGATCAGCTCCCGCTTGACCTCCGGCTTGCAAACTATACTGTAGTCTTTAAGGAAGTGATTCGAAACTGCTATCAGCGCATCCTCCGGCCACCTCTGGAACCAATCGATGGTGCAACCTGATATCAAACCGGGAAATTTGAGCGACCGATTGCGGAATTTTTCACCCACCTGGAAAGCGAAATTAGCGTTCTTGTTACTGTTTTACGAAATTAACCGGATCTTACTGGTGAGAAGCATAGGACAATGTGCAAATTGGCTCGGGCCCGGGATATGAAGAACTCATATAAGTTGTCTTGCGTTGGAATTCGTTTTGGTGCAACCTTTTTCATGACAGGTATGAGTTCGTTGGTGATTTGATCTAAATCGAAACTGATTAGTTCAGTTGTTGAGTAACTTAAACAGCATCTTACCAAGATCATCTTTCGGgaaaagatttgcgatttcACCGGAACTCAGTACGTTATTGATGTACTCTAGAAAGCCTTCGTCTTTGATGTCGTTGTCGGTAAAAATGAAAGTTATTCCTTGACCCTCAAAACCTGCCACGCGGTAGAGATATCGGAGGTCATCCAGAAGGTTGTTGATGTTGTACGATTTCGTCAAGGTTATCTGATAGATTTTGTAACCAGCGATGAACGAAGCTAGTCTGGTTAAACTCTGCTTGCCGGAGCCCCCGACACCGACCAGCAGAGCGTTTCCTCTCGGTGTCCTAATGATTCTGGAAATGATCATTAGATGAATTAAAGCATCGCGGAAGAACACTAAATCCATGGCTGCTCCCCGAATTTGCTCGTTAAATTGTTCCATAAACATTTTAACACGAGCAGTAGTTTCCTCGAAGCTTGGAATCTCTTCATACAGCTTCGGTGGTTCCAAACTGACATCTTCTCCCTCCTCTCCGGTTGGGTCTGGAGCATCACGAAGAAAATCCACAAAAAAGGTTTCCTCTTCCTCGTAGTGTTCGATATCTAATGCTTCCAACAATTCTTCAGCAAGTTCACGCATTTTGCTCACGAACCAGATGCGATCCGGAAAGTTGGTGCATCGATCAGCTATAACCCGAATACATTCATGACGCCAAAGCTGTAACAGAAGTCGCTTGTTTAAATAAGTaagaaacaacaacaacagagaCTAGTATACATTTATAACCGTCTTGATTGTTTGGCACTCCTCGGATTTGATTGTGAGCATTCCCTGCCAGATTCGAGATAAATCCCTAAGATTAAAAACGTAGTGGAATTTGGCCGGAGTTGGCAACATTTTCGCCTTCGTGGCCTGCCACAGTTTCCTGGTCAAAGGAATTAGTTGCGGAATAAAATTTACAATCGGGGTGATGAATCTCGATTCGCAAAAGTAACCTTCACCGAGAACGCCGAAAATTTTATCCATCGATTTGTCACTCGGAATCGCACAGTTGAACACACAGAATTGTCTCTTCAAACGGGGTGGAATATCGTTCCGCCCGCCTCCTGGATGTATCATAGCAGCTAGCAGTTGGATATCCAGTATGGTTAGGAAATCACCGGGTTTATCCAGTGAATAGAAACCGGTATTCTCCATCAGTTGTCGTACGATTTCGTTGGTAACCTGGTCGCCCCATTCGTTCACCACTGGCATGTTGATGTCATCGATGAATATTGACATACGTCGCTGCTGAGGTGGTCCATAGGTAGTTCCTACTCGCTTTTCTACGTATGATTCAATAATTCGTTGGAACATGTTAGGAGTAGTAGCGGATGAGAAGTTGAAGCTCTTTGATAGATGAAATTCTGGGTCGTAGTTGAGCATGTAACCTTTGATCATTACGGTTTTACCAGTGCCCTGTTCCCCAATCAGGAGCACCGCTTTAGACTGCTTCGCAATAAGGTCGATTAAATATGCGGTTCGAACGTTATCCACGTTCGGAACTAAAATACTCGCGTACTCCGGAACACTATCACTCGGATAAATGTACTCCTCAACTTGATTGTTCCAGTGCTGCCAGCTACCTTGAGAATTCACGAGGTATTCGAATATCGTTTCGCCTGGTTGGAGCTTTGGCCACTTCATCTTAGATGGATGCTTAGCGATAAACTCTCCCATCTTTTCTCGATCTTCCAGCTCCAGAACAGCTCCCAAGGACCACATGAGTGAAAACAAGAACAACCGCTCCAAATGTTTGTCAGAGAGCTCGATCGAAGCATCTTCTTCTTTGGGAGTTATTAAACCTTCTAGAATATCACAACATTGTCGAATGTAAATGGCCTCTAGAATTTTCATCTTTGCCGCTAGTTTCGTCTGCACAAAACTGTGCAAATCGTCGTAAATTTTATGGAAGAACTTCCTCAAGGTATCGCCGATATCACTCGGCTTCGTTTTTAACCATCCGTTCAGAATAGGCTCCCACTTGAGTACGGAAGCACTCATGAAGACCATTCCCATACGGCTAACAGTAGCAGGGGACGCATTATCCACATTATCCGGTTCAAACACCAGCTTGGCGTTCGCAGCCATTGTTATGCGATCACCGTTGGCTAGTGTCAGCGTCTTGTTATCATCCAGTACCGAGTTTAAGTTTTCAATCCACACAGCATCCACTGGTCCATCTAGTATGAGCCAAACGAACTCCGTCTTTTTGATTTTCAATGTCCTACGCCACAAAGTGGAGAAAATCCCATCGGTCCAGTCATTGGTGGCCACATCGAGCCGGCCAAACATTTGCGGAGCTGTGATAGCCTTCGGATTCATTCGAATCTCTTTGTGGGGTAGTCCTAGCTCGGTGAAACTTTTGAGCAGGGTATGAATACAGCGTGTCTTGCCGGCTCCTGTTGGTCCTAGAGTCATTAAACCATGTCGCACGAGGGATGTTTCGTAGAGTTGAATCACTTTTAGGTTCCATTCTGGGTGGTTGATCAAGCCAAGTGCTTCCGCACTATTAGCGATTGCTTTCTGTAGATCCTTGTAGCTTGATGTACTCAGCTTAATTCCGGGGAAAAGGTCTTCAATCAAGGAGATAAATAACGGTTCATCTTCATCCACCAGCTTGGAAACGTTCATATCTCGTAGAACTCGCATCACAATTGTTTCTTCTGTGTCATTGGGATTCGCACGCTTCTGGGCCCCTAAGGTACGTAGGACCGAAAGAATGTTCCGCAGGCCGAAATCGTAGTGAACCTGTTTGGACAGTTGCTCTTCGCACAGCTTGTATAGTGTGAAGAACTTCCGGGCTAGAATTACATTTTCCTTGAAACCACAGCTGGCCAGCTTGACACGCATAATAATTTGTCGGTCTGGAACCATCATTGCTACGGATCTGCGAATGAGTTTCAAAGTAAACTTGAGCTGTATGGTTTCCGGGTGAAAAGTGATTTACCGAAACATAATTTTCAAGTTTTCCGGCAGTTCCTGTCTGCCCGCATAACCGGGATTCATTGTGATGAAAAGTCCAAATTCTGGGTTAAGAGACACCGTGTCTCCGTCGCTAAAAATGAATTCCTTTCGCTTCTCCTTTCTAGCAGTTAAAACAAtgctagagaaaaaatatgaattatTTTGTGGATAGATTTAACTGGACGTTAACTCACTAAATTTGCTGAGCAGCAACCGAAAGCACAGGAAGCTCTATTCGATTGAACTCATCAAAGCATCCCCATGAGCCAGATTGTGCCAAACCCTTGTAAATTCTTCCCAACCCTCGGAAATCCATCTGGTCTGAACAATTGAACACTACCACCAGTTTACCGAGAGCGCGTCCCATGTCCTTGGTAGTTTCAGTTTTTCCCGTTCCCGCTGGACCAGCCGGGGCACCTCCCATAGACATCCCGATAGCTTGTGCAAGCGTAATGTAGCATCGATCCGTTAGTGGGGTGATCGCCAACCGTTCCGTTACTCCTAGGTATTCGTTCTGGTAGATGAAATCGACATCGGTGATTTTGACGATCACATCATCCGTCTCCTCAATATAATAAAACCGCGCTTGTTTCTGCCACTCAAAATCCAATGGCGTTCGGATTTTAAATCTCACCAGATCATCGAAGATATCTCTCTGATGAACATGGATAGTTACCATAGTCTCAAAACGAATCCGTTCCAATTTTGTAAGATCTTTCACTGTCAGTTCGATTAGGCTATTGAGCAGATCTAAAAATCGTTGATTCGTTTTTCGCATTATATTCTTATCGGTTCGACATTTTCGAAGTGCGATTTCCGCGTCTCGAGTCCACAGAAGTTGAACGCCCACTAATCCAGCTTGTCCGCAGAAGCCTTGGAATCCACTGATAAACTCAAAGTCCGGACTACCCAAACACTGCGCCATAGTCGCCAGAATGTCCCGAATTGTATCCTGCATTTCCACTAGTAATCGATCGAGCCACAGCTCAACGCCGCCTGTACAGAACACTGGTCGGTTGAGTGGAACTTTTTCTCCGTTATCCGAAAACAAGGAAATGATCTTTCCAAACGTTTTCTCCTCAAATTCCACTTTCGCCACTGCGTCGAAAATGCTGAGCAGATGGGCCTGAATCGACGTTGGATCCGAGCTTTGCCCTAAAATCTCAAGCAGCACAGGATCTGAGATGAAGAAGAATCGTGGGAATAACAGTCTCTTGGATTCCAAGTAACCTGTCAGTGACTTCTGGCATGACTCCAACTGTTGCAATAGGGCGGTCAACGTATACGACATTGTATCTTCCCCGGTGCAGCACTCAACGGCATTCGGATTATCCCTAGCTCTGTACATTATCCGGACCCAGGTCTTATCAATACCGGCGAAACGCTTAGCATCTTGCGGAAGTTGCTTCGAGATGTCACCACCAACGAAAACGGCCTCCAGATAAATCCATAAGTTTTGTACCTGTAAccacttttccaatatttctccaGTATTCACGAGCTTATGCAGCCAAACCATAATTTCTTTCTTAAAATGTGCATTGAACCGATTCGATGCCAACGAATTGACGATCATGATGCTGTCTTCTAGTAGTGATATAACCTCGATTGTTTCCGTTGGTTTTATTAGCAGCTCACCACGATTTTTGAAATTGGCAAACTGCAGGCTCACGGCGGACCACTCAGCAATGACCTGTCGCAACTTGGTGTCGATGTCATTTTCTTTTACCGCTCCTATGCAGATATCTTCGATGTCATCCTTGTTTTCCAGTAGGGGAGCTTCCATGACATGGCCTAATGTGAAATCTGGGGACTCCACCTCTAACTTGCAGCCTAAAAGCTTCTCCAGTTTCTCCCAATGGCGATCCTTCATAGCGTTGTTACACATCAGCTCAAGCAAGGGGCAGCTGTCGTTGAAATCGTCGATCTTTTTCTTCAGATCAATGTAAGCCAACCAGTCCTTCATTGCTTTCGGGAGTTTTCGGCAGCGATTCTGGAAGTCGGTCAACTCGGTATTGATCTTCTCGATGTCTACGTCAGCCCATGGTGTGTCATAGTACTCGTCAATACTGCGCATCACTTGCAAATATAACGAGTATAGTTTATTCAGCAGATTGAACTCTTTCTTGCGCTTATGAAGAACGGGGTAATCATTGACTTTGAGACCCAAGAATGCCTCTCCACTGGCATACATCTCAAACTTACGCCACAACTCATCAAACCGTCCTTGAAACATAAGCACTCTATCGCTAGCCTCTTTGGCGGAAATACCTTCCTCCATAGGTCCCTTGGTTTCGAACTCACTATCAAACTCAGCGATTTCCTCCACGAATTCGGCCACCCCTTCAGCAAGTTCCCGTTGCAAAGGCACTTGAAGTGCGATGATGTCATTCTCTACCTGTTCAACCTTCTTACCCATGCCTTTGAAACTATCCCGCAATCCGTACACGTGATCAATGTCCTCTTTGGTTATTCCTAAATCGAATTCTGCTAGTGTGTTGTAAGTGGCCTCAATAAATCCCAAATCAACGTCAATGAAGGTGAAATTATCCTGAACCAACTTCAGACATTCCATCGCCATTTTGATATCGTCCAGATCCTTTAATGTTCGCTTCAGTATCGAGTCGTGCTCAGTGATGAAATTGGTAATCTCCAAAATTCTCTTGTTGTAAAACTCTAGCAACTTCATCAAAACGGCTTTAATCACCGGATTAAGCTGGATTACGATTGGGCCCACTTGAGCTGCAAACACAACGGTGTCCAGGTCGTGTTGAATCTTTTCAAACAACGCTGGTTTCTG from Wyeomyia smithii strain HCP4-BCI-WySm-NY-G18 chromosome 3, ASM2978416v1, whole genome shotgun sequence encodes the following:
- the LOC129730960 gene encoding dynein axonemal heavy chain 8, with the protein product MEENDPDRHLRKIYQVVGVSTVIDDVAQLVKRRRGSPPKITKEQELQQHLERAREARAGRLNAIGPKHRFLLETSAHILNLDQEVLIECTADRNEYVEQLDQLFESDGSKSVLVFYGQYDAPGMESGRYNPKHKRQKIMQSMITNGSDEKVTDVCVGAFRHSNAKTIEVKSLGEDIFFLTIMIPENCSIIYTLTSLAENVIKPSIDSIKDYGYCTDLQKSYFYHGVETFIKFLKSTERDISERIMFEVDHNLYKGFLLTLVQIKESARDRNRVYTAERAFARWMRQVQFALTQGDQIRRDPYDVGPLHELEYWRSMLTKYTSIAEFIESRPFLNYQLCLKLSRSKLLKKWYIMDKEVTCKLNESRDNVKYISAIERFWDPLYRCDPEEVAMHIASLLTIIRQVYKTSNFYNTSERITGLLSKVTNQIIMNCQQYLTCRRKKTIYEQKREDVLEKIRVCKDLDMIYRFHYYKTINDMEESPDETPWDCSDMYIFGKMDTFNVRLDKIQTIMELVIKYEVIDRVGISGTEVFSNRIKKAYDVIASKTYDPLVHRQHQFDEDNEIFLKEVEAAEIGLQKFAKEMLADIPTIESRLLVLNRFENLQLDCLCLDRRYLDIAVMLEKQIFETKDYYNENRAQPPIIWCVPNSVGRIMWARFLFRKMDDTIKVIKTRGCVIQHKKAQLCVKYYNFLCEVLLHYEMLHHRAWWDYVDQAKEKLEAPIYRKNVDTNWLEVNFHPYLRQIIKETETVLKWGLAAPDLGVLLVLQKDNLYNAFERVKNLLARNNRLRLSIPQIFLPLMRTMLIKLEDVFLPGLTVITWMSMNLKQYLDQIEKVITRVEIFVKDVNDIREARIEDILYSFANTDLLVLPIEPVTPSNFADMNIKYRQTIEKYLEKKSQAMENATIELINKFVENIDVADYDEKGNRKFQLPLEQHTEENHRREEALPIDKYDWVSFDKIYKALAYPSSEAHRKALFQDYTGLNYDVTLLHIDCMELFAYFNHRIIAIFVRMVKTSLEKLRQRIKLVNLQMNKAAALREINPLLITDMLLQEESCVIVPSLEGIQGSFQRVIINVVETFYAVSTWGRQAKTEARKLRRPVLDEVRHERSWFKTISSHKEVSRFIHEFDGGLLLVQPDVDAQLGALYNHYEYMWKSDLFKVLLEQKPALFEKIQHDLDTVVFAAQVGPIVIQLNPVIKAVLMKLLEFYNKRILEITNFITEHDSILKRTLKDLDDIKMAMECLKLVQDNFTFIDVDLGFIEATYNTLAEFDLGITKEDIDHVYGLRDSFKGMGKKVEQVENDIIALQVPLQRELAEGVAEFVEEIAEFDSEFETKGPMEEGISAKEASDRVLMFQGRFDELWRKFEMYASGEAFLGLKVNDYPVLHKRKKEFNLLNKLYSLYLQVMRSIDEYYDTPWADVDIEKINTELTDFQNRCRKLPKAMKDWLAYIDLKKKIDDFNDSCPLLELMCNNAMKDRHWEKLEKLLGCKLEVESPDFTLGHVMEAPLLENKDDIEDICIGAVKENDIDTKLRQVIAEWSAVSLQFANFKNRGELLIKPTETIEVISLLEDSIMIVNSLASNRFNAHFKKEIMVWLHKLVNTGEILEKWLQVQNLWIYLEAVFVGGDISKQLPQDAKRFAGIDKTWVRIMYRARDNPNAVECCTGEDTMSYTLTALLQQLESCQKSLTGYLESKRLLFPRFFFISDPVLLEILGQSSDPTSIQAHLLSIFDAVAKVEFEEKTFGKIISLFSDNGEKVPLNRPVFCTGGVELWLDRLLVEMQDTIRDILATMAQCLGSPDFEFISGFQGFCGQAGLVGVQLLWTRDAEIALRKCRTDKNIMRKTNQRFLDLLNSLIELTVKDLTKLERIRFETMVTIHVHQRDIFDDLVRFKIRTPLDFEWQKQARFYYIEETDDVIVKITDVDFIYQNEYLGVTERLAITPLTDRCYITLAQAIGMSMGGAPAGPAGTGKTETTKDMGRALGKLVVVFNCSDQMDFRGLGRIYKGLAQSGSWGCFDEFNRIELPVLSVAAQQIYIVLTARKEKRKEFIFSDGDTVSLNPEFGLFITMNPGYAGRQELPENLKIMFRSVAMMVPDRQIIMRVKLASCGFKENVILARKFFTLYKLCEEQLSKQVHYDFGLRNILSVLRTLGAQKRANPNDTEETIVMRVLRDMNVSKLVDEDEPLFISLIEDLFPGIKLSTSSYKDLQKAIANSAEALGLINHPEWNLKVIQLYETSLVRHGLMTLGPTGAGKTRCIHTLLKSFTELGLPHKEIRMNPKAITAPQMFGRLDVATNDWTDGIFSTLWRRTLKIKKTEFVWLILDGPVDAVWIENLNSVLDDNKTLTLANGDRITMAANAKLVFEPDNVDNASPATVSRMGMVFMSASVLKWEPILNGWLKTKPSDIGDTLRKFFHKIYDDLHSFVQTKLAAKMKILEAIYIRQCCDILEGLITPKEEDASIELSDKHLERLFLFSLMWSLGAVLELEDREKMGEFIAKHPSKMKWPKLQPGETIFEYLVNSQGSWQHWNNQVEEYIYPSDSVPEYASILVPNVDNVRTAYLIDLIAKQSKAVLLIGEQGTGKTVMIKGYMLNYDPEFHLSKSFNFSSATTPNMFQRIIESYVEKRVGTTYGPPQQRRMSIFIDDINMPVVNEWGDQVTNEIVRQLMENTGFYSLDKPGDFLTILDIQLLAAMIHPGGGRNDIPPRLKRQFCVFNCAIPSDKSMDKIFGVLGEGYFCESRFITPIVNFIPQLIPLTRKLWQATKAKMLPTPAKFHYVFNLRDLSRIWQGMLTIKSEECQTIKTVINLWRHECIRVIADRCTNFPDRIWFVSKMRELAEELLEALDIEHYEEEETFFVDFLRDAPDPTGEEGEDVSLEPPKLYEEIPSFEETTARVKMFMEQFNEQIRGAAMDLVFFRDALIHLMIISRIIRTPRGNALLVGVGGSGKQSLTRLASFIAGYKIYQITLTKSYNINNLLDDLRYLYRVAGFEGQGITFIFTDNDIKDEGFLEYINNVLSSGEIANLFPKDDLDQITNELIPVMKKVAPKRIPTQDNLYEFFISRARANLHIVLCFSPVGEKFRNRSLKFPGLISGCTIDWFQRWPEDALIAVSNHFLKDYSIVCKPEVKRELIEIMAFVQDRVAEVCLEYFERFRRQAHVTPKSFLSFLEGYKVIYKEKHDNIAVLASRMQTGLVKLIEAAASVDVLRVELEEKEKDIILATQAAEIVLASVTKSQNDAEIVKAEVLVVKNKADVLVEQIAAETAVAEEKLEAARPALEAAEAALKTVTPADIATVRKLGKPPYLITLIMDVVLILFRRRMAAVKPDPERQFMFASWDASLKVMADTGFLNKIVRYQADLINAETVDLMIPYFKYPMYTFEAAKAACGNVAGLLQWTTAMAKFYDVNKDVLPLKANLARQQKKLDIATVQRQEAEQLLQAKEAELELVQKEFNEAMAKKQAVLDDAKVCQDKMDAASALINGLADERIRWTEQLSQFKSETDRLVGDVLILTGFLSYTGPFNQEYRMILQKVWQQELQNRKIPVSLNINIMENLTDDATVGEWNLQGLPNDELSVQNGIIVTKAARYPLLIDPQSQGKIWIKHKEKEFGLIVTSLEHRFFRNHIEDCVSQGIPLLIEDVGEELDPILDNILEKNFIKMGNTFKVKVGDKEVDVHSDFRLYITTKLPNPVYTPEISARTSIIDFTVTIKGLEDQLLGRVILTEKKELESERTNLIKDVTANRRKMQELEANLLHKLSTTQGSLVDDVTVIIVLNTSKTTSIEVREKLKIARETEIKINKAREEYRPVATRGSVLYFLICSMSMVNCMYQTSLVQFLERFDISMARSDKHIVTSRRINNIIEFLTYNVSQYICRGLYEVHKYLFVLLMALNIDLERKKITHPEFQTFIKGGAALDINTCPEKPYKWIVDTAWLNLVQLSSLHQFNEIVEHVQFNEKGWKSWFSKEAPEEEVIPDGYHSMDAFRKLLLIRAWCPDRTLSQSRKYLAMSLGQRFADPVIINYDLMLEESRPLTPLVCFLSMGSDPTPSIEALAKKNAFKCRSISMGQGQEVHARKLIATSLEEGSWVLLQNCHLGLEYVTELMLLIMEMEKTGTGFHPDFRVWVTTEPHPQFPITFLQMSIKFTNEPPSGVKAGLKRTYGSMTIEMFEYSESPFYVPLIFAISFLHTVVQERRKFGPLGWNIPYEFNSADWLASCMFVQNHLDDLDPKRGISWKTVRYMLGEVQYGGRVTDDYDKRLLNTFAKVWFSDMMFFDEFRFFREYRIMKFKFLEEYMEAIEQMSLVDPPQVYGLHANADITYQSNTTTEILDTIVSIQPKESAGGGGETREATVARLVHDMLSKVPVPYDQYAVKERLKIMGHLSSMNIFLRQEIDRIQKIILLVRTTLKDLLLAIDGIIIMNEQLRDALDNIYDARVPEIWKRGSWASASLGFWFTELIERNNQFYTWCFKGRPVMFWMTGFFNPQGFLTAMRQEVARAHKGWALDVVTLHNDVTKMLAEECKQPPNEGVYVYGLYLDGAGWDRKNNRLQESINKVLYTAMPVIHIYAINSTAGKDPKLYECPVYKKANRTDLNYITPLWLPTFKSPDHWILRGVALLCDIK